One genomic segment of Lampris incognitus isolate fLamInc1 chromosome 2, fLamInc1.hap2, whole genome shotgun sequence includes these proteins:
- the hemk1 gene encoding MTRF1L release factor glutamine methyltransferase, protein MHMCNVPALPIVGITACQAMAVWKRHFEEKGVTEPDHSIQYIIAHLFGAKTIDGLEQERLTEPLSHQKAEQIWKLCFQRLSRMPVQYVIEEWDFRDLTLKMRPPVFIPRPETEELVELVLADLKVKPGNGVGAEGRRTCLEVGCGSGAISLSLLKSLPWLRVIALDQSKDAVNLTRENALSLGLKDRLQIHHMDIVKDSDTVLSLCNQVSTLVSNPPYLFSEDMTSLEPEVLRFEDHAALDGGSDGLRVIRQILTLAPKILLNSGRVYLEVDPRHPPLIRRWAQEHVEELQYVETRVDFTNRPRFCILQKGR, encoded by the exons ATGCATATGTGCAATGTCCCAGCCTTGCCTATAGTGGGCATCACAGCATGTCAGGCAATGGCTGTGTGGAAGAGACACTTTGAGGAGAAAGGAGTGACGGAGCCGGACCACTCTATTCAGTACATCATTGCACATCTGTTTGGGGCTAAAACG ATAGATGGCCTTGAGCAGGAAAGGTTGACTGAGCCTCTGAGTCACCAAAAAGCAGAACAGATATGGAAACTCTGCTTTCAGCGCCTCTCCAG GATGCCAGTGCAGTATGTTATAGAGGAGTGGGACTTCCGAGATTTGACACTTAAGATGAGACCGCCTGTGTTCATACCGAGACCTGAAACAGAG GAATTGGTCGAACTGGTGCTTGCAGACCTCAAGGTTAAGCCGGGGAATGGAGTGGGTGCAGAGGGCCGACGTACATGCTTAGAGGTGGGCTGTGGTTCTGGCGCCATTTCCCTCAGCCTGCTGAAGAGCCTTCCGTgg CTCAGAGTAATTGCCTTGGATCAAAGCAAGGATGCAGTGAATCTAAcaagagaaaatgcattaag TTTAGGTCTTAAGGACAGACTGCAGATCCATCATATGGATATCGTAAAAG ATTCGGACACTGTTTTGAGCCTATGCAACCAGGTCTCAACTTTGGTCAGCAACCCTCCGTACCTGTTCTCAGAGGACATGACATCTTTGGAACCTGAAGTCCTCAG GTTTGAGGACCACGCCGCTCTAGATGGAGGCTCAGATGGCCTGAGGGTGATCAGACAGATTTTGACCCTGGCCCCAAAGATTCTGTTAAACTCTGG CCGTGTTTACCTGGAAGTGGATCCGAGACACCCCCCGCTTATCCGACGCTGGGCGCAGGAGCATGTGGAAGAGCTACAATACGTCGAGACACGGGTCGACTTCACCAACAG GCCGCGGTTCTGCATCCTTCAGAAAGGGAGGTGA
- the cish gene encoding cytokine-inducible SH2-containing protein — protein sequence MKLSRCLDHISSRRVYCTGNKQQPDLAHKDLIQSMILCVQGPTSLLPTGPPSDARLGMRTGNVSPSHCLQSTPPLWDPTKDLRAIASNFCYLENSGWYWGAITAAQAHATLQEATEGAFLVRDSSHPLYMLTLSVRTARGPTSIRIQYSGAQFLLDSSSPARPSLLSFADVPSLVQHYMGPGRKVEEGKVEDAPSKPSQQTNQETSVVLKLTKAMYKPQGAPSLQHLTRLVINRHSDCPDQLPLPRPLLRYLKDYPFKV from the exons atgaaactcAGCCGCTGTTTAGACCACATTTCATCCCGTCGCGTTTACTGTACGGGGAACAAACAGCAGCCGGATTTGGCCCACAAGGATTTAATACAAAGCATGATTCTTTGTGTTCAAGG TCCTACGTCTCTTCTGCCCACCGGCCCACCCAGTGACGCCCGGCTGGGCATGCGGACGGGAAATGTGTCCCCATCCCACTGCCTTCAGAGCACCCCTCCGCTATGGGACCCCACAAAGGACCTGAGGGCCATCGCCAGCAACTTCTGCTATCTGGAAAATTCAG GGTGGTACTGGGGAGCCATAACGGCAGCTCAGGCCCACGCCACTCTTCAAGAGGCAACCGAAGGGGCTTTCTTGGTCCGGGACAGCAGCCACCCTCTGTACATGCTGACCCTTTCAGTCAGGACTGCACGAGGCCCCACCAGCATACGGATCCAATACAGCGGTGCCCAATTTTTACTAGACTCCAGCTCCCCGGCCCGCCCCAGTCTTTTGTCTTTCGCGGATGTGCCCAGCCTGGTGCAGCACTACATGGGACCAGGGAGAAAGGTGGAGGAGGGGAAGGTGGAGGACGCGCCTTCGAAACCCTCCCAGCAGACCAATCAGGAGACCTCTGTGGTGTTAAAGCTCACCAAGGCCATGTACAAGCCCCAAGGCGCCCCCTCCCTGCAGCACCTCACACGCCTCGTCATCAACAGACACTCGGACTGCCCTGACCAGCTACCACTCCCCAGGCCGCTGCTGCGTTACTTGAAGGACTACCCTTTCAAGGTATGA
- the LOC130107551 gene encoding twinfilin-2, giving the protein MFLVLVVTPELREFLARARGGAVRLIQVRIQDEQLVLGAYREPEKSWDQDYDRFLLPLLDDQEPCYILYRLDSQNAQGFEWIFISWSPDESPVRQKMLYAATRATVKKEFGGGHVKDELFGTAEEDVCLLGYQRHVSSCSAPAPLTLAEQELQRIKITEGRVKQVKTEISVESKHQTLQGLAFPLQDAAKGALQQLAQKRINYIQLRLDTERETIELVHSNPTETRDLSHRVPTDTPRYHFFLYKHSHEGDYLESVVFIYSMPGYSCSIKERMLYSSCKSRLLEEVEKDYHLEVTKKLEIENGDELTEEFLYDEVHPRQHAHKQAFAKPRGPAGKRGHKRLIKGTKQES; this is encoded by the exons GCCTCATCCAGGTGCGCATCCAAGACG AGCAGCTGGTGCTCGGGGCCTACAGAGAGCCAGAAAAGAGCTGGGACCAGGATTACGATCGCTTCCTTCTACCCCTCCTGGATGACCAGGAGCCCTGCTACATCCTGTACCGCCTCGACTCCCAGAACGCACAAGGCTTCGAGTGGATCTTCATCTCATGGTCCCCTGATGAGTCCCCG GTGAGACAAAAGATGCTGTACGCTGCCACCCGGGCCACAGTGAAGAAAGAGTTTGGCGGGGGCCACGTGAAAGATGAACTATTCGGCACAGCTGAG GAGGACGTCTGTCTGCTGGGCTACCAGCGTCATGTGTCATCCTGCTCGGCTCCGGCCCCGCTCACGCTGGCCGAGCAGGAGCTGCAGAGGATCAAAATCACAGAG ggtagggTTAAGCAG GTTAAGACAGAGATCAGTGTGGAGAGCAAACACCAGACTCTGCAGGGCCTCGCTTTCCCACTTCAGGATGCAGCCAAGGGTGCTCTCCAACAACTGGCTCAGAAGCGCATCAACTACATACAACTG aggttggacacagagagagagacaattgaGCTGGTCCACTCCAATCCAACAGAAACTCGCGACTTGTCCCACAGAGTCCCAACTGACACACCCAGATATCACTTCTTCCTCTACAAGCACTCCCACGAGGGAGACTACCTGGAATCTGTGG TATTCATATACTCCATGCCGGGTTACAGCTGTAGCATCAAGGAGCGGATGTTGTACTCCAGCTGCAAGAGCCGACTGCTTGAAGAAGTGGAAAAAGATTACCACTTAGAGGTCACTAAAAAG CTGGAGATCGAAAACGGAGATGAACTGACAGAGGAATTCCTGTACGACGAGGTCCATCCCAGGCAGCATGCCCACAAACAagccttcgctaagccccgcggCCCAGCAGGAAAGAGGGGACACAAGCGTCTTATCAAGGGCACAAAACAGGAAAGCTAG